Genomic DNA from Geovibrio ferrireducens:
ATCACTGAACCTCTGCATCCGCCGCCCGAAAGGGTTTGTCCGGGCGCTTATTGATTTATTTCCTGATGTTGTGCTTCAGATATTCCCATGCGTTCTGGATATGCCAGCGCACCTTTTTCTCAACCAGATCGGGATCGCCTGAGGCGAAAGCCTCTATAATCTCCTGATGCTCGGCCACGGCATGCTTTGCACGCTCACGGTTTGAGACGAGAACTGTTTTCAGCCTCTGGAAGTTTTTTGCCAGACTATCGAGAATTTCGAGAATTTTCTTGTTGTCCGAAGCGGTTATAAAGACATTATGGAAGTCCACATTATACTTAAGGTACTCGTCCATAACATTTGGGTTCTCATATGCAATATCACGGAATTTTTCGTTTATTTTACGAAGGCGTTCAACATCCTTTTCGGTGAGGTTTGCCGTGGCCTGTCTGGCCGCCAGTCCCTCAAGGCTTGCCTTCACTGCGTACAGATCATCTATATCTTTTATAGTAAGAGCCTTAACCACAGCGCCTTTACGGGGGACAATC
This window encodes:
- a CDS encoding GntR family transcriptional regulator, whose translation is MESKPLREKIADKIRADIIKGVHADGERLVEPKLAKSLGISRTPIREALRQLETEGFIEIVPRKGAVVKALTIKDIDDLYAVKASLEGLAARQATANLTEKDVERLRKINEKFRDIAYENPNVMDEYLKYNVDFHNVFITASDNKKILEILDSLAKNFQRLKTVLVSNRERAKHAVAEHQEIIEAFASGDPDLVEKKVRWHIQNAWEYLKHNIRK